Sequence from the Candidatus Paceibacterota bacterium genome:
TGTGGCGGCGTAAAAAAGTTTTTTGGCTAAAGCGAACTCCTTCTTGGCTAAAAGAATTACTAAGGCAAAAAATATTCCTAGCGCTGCGTAGACGTAATAGTAAAAGTAGACATAAAACAAAAGACCGAAGGTGATACCAAGCAGAACCACTATTAGTTTTTCGCCGTTTCTCTTCAGAAATCTGACGAAAAAATATAGAAAAGCTGAAAAGAATGGCAAGGTTAATTGCGGGTCTTCAAATCTATCAAGAGGCAAGCGGCCGGGGATATTGGAGATTTGATTCCAAAACCAAGACAAGTAGTATTCGTTATAGGGTGGGAAAAAGGCCAGATATCGAGGTAAAACGCACATGATGGCGGCGCCGAATATTGAATATAGTTTCGATTTTGTAATCTCAAAAAGTATCACATAGAATATGAAAAAGATAATCGCCGGGAAGATAAAATCACTGGCGGTAAATCCGAAATCAATTCGGTTGAATAATTTAGAAATGTAGCCGACAATGATGTGTGGCAAGGGCGGCATAAAAGTCGGCGAATCGGTATGTTCGTAAGTCGCCGCATCGCCGGTTGGATAGCCGTTAAAAAAGACTTCGCGCACCCTTGGGGTCGTGAAGTGCCTTTCATCAAGATTGATGGTGGTTGGTATGTACCGGCTACCTGAAGTTGCGTAGTCGCGGTATAAAACTAGATTAGGTAAGACTTGGATTACACCAAGCGCGATGGCCAGAATTATCGCTATCCGGTGTCTTTTTAAGTATGCGCGCATGGCTTTCGGTCTTTAATTAAACAATGCAAAGTATATCAGGGTTTAAAGGTAATGGTAATGGTAGACGGGTACTCGGCCGAGCGGTCGTTTTTGGTCGATACTTAACTAAATGGATTTGGAGTTTGGTGCATGCTACACTATTACATCAAAGAGCGGACTGTTTTATCTTAAGTGTTTAGATTTTTTACTAATTTAGCTTAGCTCGTAAGTGTGAATCCCAAATGGATATAGGCCTATACCGAGAATTTGATAAAATTGGCAATGACAATTGGTGGTATGCCGGCCGGAGAAAAATTATTTCCACGATTCTTCACCCTTTTTTAATTCCAGGAGATCTGTCCAAAAAGCGAGTCTTGTCTGTCGGCTGCGGGACCGGCCAAGAGTTGGATTTTCTCGGTCGCTATGGTTCAGTCGCGGGAGTCGATAAGAGCGAGGAGGCAATTTATTTTTGCCGGAAAAATAATCCCAAAAGTTTGGTGGCAGTCGCCGATGCCGAAAAGCTGCCTTTTCCAGATAAAGTTTTCGCCCTGGTTTTCATCTTAGATGTAATTGAACACGTCGATAACCCCAACGCGGTTTTAAATGAGATTGACCGAGTCCTCAAAGATGATGGTACGGTTGTTTTGACTGTGCCGGCTTATAATTTTCTCTGGAGCAAAAGCGATGAAAGGTCACATCATAAATGTCGATTCACTGCAGGGCGGTTGCGAGATTTGGTCAGTCAACGGTTTGAGGTTAAAAGACTGACTTATTTTAATACCATATTTTTCCCGGCAATTGCATTGATTAAAATTGCTTTAGGAGTATTTGAGCCCAAGGGCCTTTCCCAATACGAAGTTTCGAACCCACCAAAGCTGCTCAATGAGATCTTGAAAAAGGTGTTCTTGTCCGAAGCTTTTCTCTTGAGGTATTTCCGACTGCCTTTCGGGGTTTCGATCGGTACCGTCCTGGTTAAGAAAAGATAGGTCAATTAGTCCCGGTGTAATATCCAACAAGAGATGCTTGTTATCATTTTAACCACGTGAGCTGCCAATTTAGGCGGTTAC
This genomic interval carries:
- a CDS encoding class I SAM-dependent methyltransferase — encoded protein: MDIGLYREFDKIGNDNWWYAGRRKIISTILHPFLIPGDLSKKRVLSVGCGTGQELDFLGRYGSVAGVDKSEEAIYFCRKNNPKSLVAVADAEKLPFPDKVFALVFILDVIEHVDNPNAVLNEIDRVLKDDGTVVLTVPAYNFLWSKSDERSHHKCRFTAGRLRDLVSQRFEVKRLTYFNTIFFPAIALIKIALGVFEPKGLSQYEVSNPPKLLNEILKKVFLSEAFLLRYFRLPFGVSIGTVLVKKR